The following coding sequences are from one Salvia hispanica cultivar TCC Black 2014 chromosome 3, UniMelb_Shisp_WGS_1.0, whole genome shotgun sequence window:
- the LOC125209920 gene encoding aluminum-activated malate transporter 7-like — protein MGVFEYTENNFAGATLEKGLMNRVSYSFGGVYFQESHDDDIEALKDYKSVLEYKGKEDSLVNFAQWEPGHKKFQCCHPWDQYLVTGSATRQCAYKIEALNYYLVSDVQTPLELWMKIRDLCTDISIECGLALKEVAARLRTMKSSLYSEIHIADAKATAETLKGMLETEFWHHGKFLDAVSTVAMASQLIEIVACTAKIIDSEEVLSTEAKFEKSDLALTAMVEL, from the exons ATGGGCGTATTTGAGTATACCGAAAACAATTTTGCAGGAGCGACGCTGGAGAAAGGACTCATGAACCGAGTGTCGTATT CTTTCGGCGGTGTGTATTTTCAAGAATCACACGACGATGATATAGAGGCACTCAAAGATTACAAGAGTGTACTCGAATACAAAGGCAAGGAGGACTCACTG GTCAATTTCGCACAGTGGGAGCCGGGGCACAAGAAGTTCCAGTGTTGTCACCCATGGGACCAGTACCTCGTGACCGGGTCGGCTACCCGGCAATGCGCCTACAAGATTGAAGCGCTCAACTACTATCTCGTCTCGGACGTGCAGACGCCATTGGAGCTCTGGATGAAGATCCGAGACTTATGCACGGATATCAGCATCGAGTGCGGCTTAGCCCTAAAGGAGGTCGCGGCCAGGCTTCGGACGATGAAGTCGTCCTTGTACAGCGAGATACACATCGCGGACGCGAAGGCCACAGCTGAGACACTCAAGGGCATGCTGGAGACCGAGTTTTGGCACCACGGTAAGTTCCTGGACGCAGTCTCAACTGTGGCGATGGCGTCACAGCTGATCGAAATTGTGGCGTGCACGGCCAAGATCATAGACTCTGAGGAGGTGCTGTCTACAGAGGCCAAGTTCGAGAAATCCGACTTGGCGTTGACTGCAATGGTTGAATTATAG
- the LOC125214111 gene encoding uncharacterized protein LOC125214111, translated as MSAIVCGKRSYFEDIDAGASSPAAASLPAYKKLRCSSSTSPVRFTYSPPVQTSSVDQLKDLFPGLEIQILEKALEESVNNLDLAIKKLHEFCRGHVNDKIDTTGENATMEKVASQTSGDSVPLQEPQTQNNLPADGAEWVDLFVREMMSATSIDDARFRAASILESLEKSISSRASVEAAQNSHKENLMLKEHIEVLLRDNAILKRAVAIQYDRQKENDEKSQEVQHVKQLLAQYQEQIRTLEAKNYALTLSLQHSQLNNSFPGHCNPDVF; from the exons atgtCAGCGATCGTGTGTGGAAAGAGGTCCTACTTCGAGGACATCGACGCCGGGGCGTCTTCACCGGCCGCTGCATCGCTGCCAGCTTACAAGAAGCTCCGATGTTCTTCTTCCACGTCGCCGGTTCGGTTCACGTACTCTCCGCCGGTACAAACTAGTTCGGTTGATCAGCTCAAGGATTTGTTTCCTGGACTGGAAATCCAG ATTTTAGAGAAAGCTCTGGAAGAGTCTGTCAATAACTTGGATTTGGCTATAAAGAAACTTCATGAGTTTTGTCGTGGACATGTGAATGACAAGATTGACACAACTGGAGAAAATGCAACCATGGAAAAAG TTGCATCACAAACCAGCGGGGATTCAGTTCCTTTGCAGGAGCCTCAAACTCAAAACAATCTGCCGGCAGATGGTGCAGAATGGGTGgatttatttgtgagggagATGATGAGTGCTACTAGTATAGATGATGCAAGATTCCGAGCAGCCAGCATACTGGAGAGTTTGGAGAAATCTATAAGCTCTCGGGCCAGTGTTGAGGCAGCTCAAAACTCTCATAAG GAAAATTTGATGCTGAAGGAACATATCGAGGTTCTTCTCCGGGATAATGCCATCCTCAAACGTGCTGTAGCCATCCAGTACGATCGCcaaaaggaaaatgatgaGAAGAGCCAAGAGGTGCAACATGTAAAGCAATTGTTAGCACAGTATCAGGAGCAGATTCGAACTCTTGAG GCAAAGAACTACGCCTTGACACTGAGTTTGCAGCACTCTCAGCTAAACAACTCATTTCCTGGGCATTGCAATCCTGATGTATTCTAA
- the LOC125213636 gene encoding signal recognition particle 54 kDa protein 2-like translates to MVLAQLGGSISRALQQMSNATIIDEKVLNDCLNEITRALLQSDVQFKLVRDMQTNIKKIVNLDDLAAGHNKRKIIQQAVFNELCTILDPGKPAFTPKKGKTSVVMFVGLQGSGKTTTCTKYAYYHQKKGYKPALVCADTFRAGAFDQLKQNATKAKIPFYGSYTESDPVRIAVEGVERFKKENCDLIIVDTSGRHKQEAALFEEMRQVSEATKPDLVLFVMDSSIGQAAFDQAQAFKQSVPVGAVIVTKMDGHAKGGGALSAVAATKSPVIFIGTGEHMDEFEIFDVKPFVSRLLGMGDWSGFMDKIQEVVPMDQQPELLQKLSEGNFTLRIMYEQFQNILKMGPIGQVFSMLPGFSQELMPKGREKESQAKIKRYMTMMDSMTNEELDCTNPKIMNESRIIRIARGCGRPIRDVMEMLEEYKRLAKIWSKMKGLKIPKKGDMSALSRNMNAQHMSKVLPPQMLKQIGGMGGLQSLMKQMGSSKDMMGMFGGADK, encoded by the exons ATGGTGCTCGCTCAGTTAGGAGGAAGCATCTCGCGTGCTCTTCAACAGATGAGCAATGCCACCATTATTGACGAGAAAGTGCTCAACGATTGTCTCAACGAGATCACGCGTGCGCTTCTCCAATCCGATGTCCAGTTCAAGCTCGTTCGCGATATGCAGACCAATATCAAGAAGATCGTCAACCTCGATGATCTCGCCGCTGGCCACAATAAACGTAAAATCATTCAACAG GCTGTTTTTAATGAGCTATGCACGATACTGGATCCAGGGAAGCCTGCTTTCACTCCAAAGAAAGGGAAAACTAGTGTTGTAATGTTTGTTGGTCTACAAG GATCTGGGAAAACAACCACCTGTACAAAGTACGCATATTACCACCAGAAGAAAGGCTACAAACCAGCACTTGTTTGTGCAGATACATTTAGAGCTGGTGCTTTTGACCAGTTAAAGCAGAATGCCACAAAAGCTAAAATTCCTTTTTATGGAAG CTATACGGAATCCGATCCCGTAAGAATTGCAGTAGAAGGAGTTGAGAGATTTAAGAAGGAAAATTGTGATCTCATAATTGTTGATACCAGTGGACGTCACAAGCAGGAAGCAGCACTTTTTGAAGAGATGCGTCAAGTTTCTGAAGCAACT AAACCAgatcttgttttatttgtcaTGGATAGCAGTATCGGTCAAGCTGCATTTGACCAGGCTCAAGCATTCAAGCAAAGTGTTCCTGTTGGTGCCGTGATTGTCACAAAGATGGATGGCCATGCTAAGGGAGGGGGTGCTCTCAGCGC AGTTGCAGCAACTAAAAGTCCagtcatatttattgggacgggtGAACACATGGATGAGTTCGAGATATTTGATGTCAAACCTTTTGTCAGCCGTCTTTTAG GTATGGGTGATTGGTCTGGTTTTATGGACAAAATTCAAGAAGTCGTTCCGATGGATCAACAGCCTGAGCTTCTCCAAAAGCTCTCTGAAGGCAATTTTACTTTGAGGATCATGTATGAGCAATTTCAGAATATACTTAAAATGGGCCCTATTGGTCAG GTATTCTCTATGCTTCCAGGATTTAGTCAAGAACTGATGCCTAAGGGCCGTGAAAAGGAAAGCCAGGCAAAGATTAAGAGATATATGACAATGATGGATTCTATGACTAATGAAG AGTTGGATTGCACCAACCCGAAAATCATGAATGAATCCCGTATCATACGGATAGCTAGAGGGTGTGGTCGTCCTATAAGGGATGTGATGGAAATGTTGGAAGAGTACAAGCGGCTAGCCAAGATCTGGAGCAAGATGAAGGGTCTTAAGATCCCAAAGAAAGGAGATATGAGTGCACTTTCGCGAAACATGAACGcgcaacacatgagcaaagTCCTTCCGCCCCAGATGCTGAAGCAGATTGGAGGTATGGGTGGCTTACAAAGCTTGATGAAGCAGATGGGTTCTTCCAAGGATATGATGGGTATGTTTGGCGGTGCGGACAAGTAG